In Thalassotalea sp. Sam97, a single window of DNA contains:
- a CDS encoding FAD-dependent oxidoreductase: MSKNVYQFIDVKRIDPPKKAIDVRKANFVEIYQPLSNEQSAGQADRCLDCGNPYCEWKCPVHNYIPQWLELVTEGKILEAAELCHQTNSLPEMCGRVCPQDRLCESACTLNDEFGAVTIGNIEKFITDSAFAMGWTPDLSHVVDTGKTVAVIGAGPAGLACADVLTRNGVKVTVYDKQAEIGGLLTFGIPSFKLEKEVVVRRRKIFEGMGITFKLNTDVGKDISFSEISDQYDAVFLALGTYTDMTGGFANEQANGVYNALDYLIANTQHTMGLTDNVKPYTNFKDKKVVVLGGGDTAMDCVRTAIRQGASEVTCAYRRDEANMPGSPREVQNAKEEGVNFQFNLQPLDIAIDAAGNAIGVEFVKTKLGEADANGRRSPEPIAGSEFIKEADAVIIAFGFLPSPPKWMLDAGVETDSKGRVIACDNSAFAMQTTKQNIFAGGDMVRGSDLVVTAIDEGRKAALGILDFVMADELLHIQQA, from the coding sequence ATGAGTAAGAATGTTTATCAATTTATTGATGTAAAAAGAATTGATCCGCCAAAGAAAGCGATTGATGTACGCAAAGCTAACTTTGTGGAAATCTATCAGCCGCTAAGTAATGAGCAAAGTGCCGGCCAAGCGGATCGTTGCTTAGACTGTGGTAATCCTTATTGTGAGTGGAAGTGCCCTGTCCATAATTATATTCCACAATGGCTAGAGCTGGTCACTGAAGGTAAAATATTAGAAGCGGCTGAATTGTGCCATCAAACGAACTCGTTACCTGAAATGTGTGGCCGAGTTTGTCCTCAAGACAGGTTATGTGAGTCGGCGTGCACATTAAATGATGAATTTGGTGCTGTCACCATAGGTAATATTGAAAAGTTTATTACCGATAGCGCATTTGCCATGGGTTGGACGCCTGACTTGAGTCATGTCGTCGATACCGGTAAGACGGTTGCTGTTATTGGCGCAGGCCCTGCAGGCCTAGCATGTGCGGATGTGCTCACCCGCAACGGCGTAAAGGTAACGGTTTATGACAAGCAAGCTGAAATTGGTGGCCTACTGACCTTTGGTATTCCGAGCTTTAAATTAGAAAAAGAGGTGGTCGTTAGACGTCGTAAAATCTTTGAAGGCATGGGAATTACCTTTAAATTAAACACCGATGTCGGTAAAGACATCAGCTTTAGCGAGATTAGCGACCAATACGACGCGGTATTTTTAGCTCTTGGAACATACACGGATATGACCGGTGGTTTTGCCAATGAGCAAGCCAACGGTGTTTACAACGCCTTAGATTACCTGATTGCCAATACCCAACATACCATGGGCTTAACCGATAACGTCAAACCTTACACCAACTTTAAAGATAAAAAAGTCGTGGTACTAGGGGGCGGTGATACCGCTATGGATTGTGTGCGTACCGCTATTCGACAAGGAGCAAGCGAAGTCACGTGTGCTTATCGACGCGATGAAGCCAATATGCCTGGCTCACCACGTGAAGTACAAAACGCAAAAGAAGAGGGGGTAAATTTTCAATTTAATTTACAGCCTCTCGATATCGCTATCGATGCTGCTGGTAATGCCATTGGCGTTGAGTTTGTAAAAACCAAACTTGGTGAAGCGGATGCCAATGGCCGTCGCAGTCCAGAGCCAATCGCAGGCAGTGAATTCATCAAAGAAGCTGATGCTGTCATTATTGCTTTTGGTTTTCTACCTAGCCCGCCTAAATGGATGCTTGACGCGGGTGTTGAAACCGACAGCAAAGGCCGAGTAATTGCTTGTGACAATAGTGCATTTGCGATGCAAACGACCAAGCAAAACATCTTCGCGGGTGGTGATATGGTACGAGGCTCAGATCTTGTCGTCACCGCTATCGATGAAGGCCGCAAGGCTGCCTTAGGTATTTTGGATTTTGTCATGGCTGACGAATTACTGCACATTCAACAAGCCTAA
- a CDS encoding response regulator codes for MIQAEKIIIADDHPLFRQALLGVLSNKMPQVNWIQAEHADQLEGALQQHTDSDLLLLDLDMPNAHGFNTLIRIRSEFAHIPVVIISAFEDDETIAKAIDYGASGYIPKSTPPEEMFAAINCVMQGEVWLPQGNQVSHSHDDIAERLASLTSQQYKVLRMFADGMLNKQIAYDLHVSEATIKAHATAIFKKLKVRNRTQAVIAISHLQLEHHFSE; via the coding sequence ATGATACAAGCAGAAAAGATTATAATTGCCGACGATCACCCGTTATTTCGCCAAGCCCTGCTTGGTGTGCTCAGCAATAAAATGCCGCAAGTGAATTGGATACAAGCCGAGCATGCCGACCAGTTAGAGGGTGCTCTGCAACAGCACACAGATTCCGATTTATTGCTATTAGATCTTGATATGCCCAACGCTCACGGCTTTAACACCTTAATTCGTATTCGTAGTGAGTTTGCTCATATCCCCGTTGTCATTATTTCAGCATTTGAAGATGATGAAACAATCGCCAAAGCAATTGATTATGGTGCATCGGGTTACATTCCTAAATCCACACCACCGGAAGAAATGTTTGCTGCCATTAATTGCGTAATGCAAGGTGAAGTATGGTTACCTCAAGGCAATCAAGTCAGTCACTCTCATGATGACATTGCCGAGCGCTTAGCAAGCTTAACAAGTCAGCAATACAAAGTATTAAGAATGTTTGCTGATGGTATGCTCAACAAGCAAATCGCCTATGATTTACATGTCTCGGAAGCAACAATAAAAGCACATGCCACAGCCATTTTTAAAAAACTTAAAGTGCGCAATCGTACCCAAGCTGTCATAGCTATAAGCCACTTGCAACTAGAGCATCACTTTAGTGAATAA
- a CDS encoding PAS-domain containing protein yields the protein MFEDWVLLLVSLGYTGFLFVVALAGHKFHARISSKNHALIYALSLGVYCTSWSFLGTTAQAADNILSHIPIYLGPILLFIFAWPVITRLIKTSLKLNLTSIADLLASRFGKSPQLAVLVTMVTLIGTLPYIALQIKAIVNSFQLLVVKEHFSNWQIGLAVSAILVGFTIVFGIRSINVTERHPGVMLAIAFESVVKLIALTLVGIFVCFWLYDSPLQLFEQAATSVDLSTATTLPSLTSMFGLLVIVMAAFLVLPRQFQVMIVELKDIRHISLARTMFPLYLLAFALLAIPLGVAGVHVLGDMAPRDAYVLLLPSANQLGWLTLLAFVGAISAASSMVIICTMALSTMLSNEVVFPRLFKQQSKVVGDFTHFKWQMLRVRKLLALFIIALSYVVFLLTTADTLSTLGEIAFGAVAQLMPALLAAFYWRNANLIGVYSGISIGFMMWFVLNLLPAFGLYPSIFENNLVPATTMATLLSLTVNVLVLWWFSQLTRPTVRERIQAQYFIPQNVSQPYHSHASRMLAMEELQALVASFLGEDKAEKSFAQFLRCNPKDSMAIAQFNERLLQHTEKVLSGVMGASSAQLVLSSAMDGRDIDLNDIAFLVEQALSEKREYSLDLLTSAIENASEGMSIIDENLNLVAWNQKYIELFDYPDTLLVRGQSIESLIRYNAQRGLFGSEDIEHKINKRIDYLQAGSSHQSVRELANGKTIRLQGNPLPGGGFVMIFTDITAYRHVEKILTEKNLDLEGIVKQHTRSLAESNRALAKANDLAAKTSREKSQYLKACSHDLMQPLEAAKLFASALSEANQLTDWQRQQVNNIENALAVANDLLASLGEIARIESGKIKAQNRRFNLQALANDLIDEYKLLAGKYHVEFRVVNMSFWLDSDIKLVRRVLQNFIGNAFRYAANGKVLLGCRKRGQQLEIQVIDDGPGVAKDKQQFIFEQFTQLHTDSCSGAAGLGLGLNIAKSLSTIIGGQIGVKSTQQKGSTFYLRMPLADELPQVQPLPIRKTSGTLNGLTILCIDNEEMVLSGLDSLLKVWGVKTILAGGYHQGMQMFDKHAHDIDMVIADYHLENEHTGLALLSSIEQSAGHKIPCILITANTDPELPAKAQQLGFGFLAKMVKPAALRAMINAQLSQGLQGIYG from the coding sequence ATGTTTGAAGATTGGGTGTTGTTGCTGGTTAGTTTAGGGTATACCGGTTTTCTGTTTGTAGTTGCGCTAGCTGGTCATAAATTTCATGCTCGTATCTCATCTAAAAACCATGCTTTAATTTACGCGCTATCGCTCGGTGTATATTGTACGTCTTGGAGTTTCCTTGGTACGACTGCACAAGCGGCGGACAATATCCTGTCCCATATCCCTATCTATCTTGGCCCCATTTTACTCTTTATATTTGCTTGGCCAGTGATTACCCGTCTTATCAAAACCAGTTTAAAACTCAATCTCACATCGATAGCAGATTTACTTGCCTCGCGTTTTGGCAAATCTCCGCAATTAGCCGTGCTCGTCACCATGGTGACTCTCATTGGTACCTTGCCTTATATTGCTTTGCAAATTAAAGCGATTGTTAACAGCTTTCAGCTATTGGTGGTTAAGGAGCATTTCAGTAACTGGCAAATAGGTTTGGCGGTTAGCGCGATATTGGTTGGTTTTACTATTGTATTTGGTATTCGCAGTATTAATGTCACCGAGCGACACCCAGGCGTGATGTTGGCAATTGCGTTTGAGTCGGTTGTTAAATTAATCGCCTTAACATTGGTTGGAATTTTTGTTTGCTTTTGGTTATATGACTCTCCACTGCAGTTGTTTGAGCAGGCGGCGACATCCGTTGACCTATCTACTGCAACAACACTGCCAAGTTTAACCTCGATGTTTGGCTTGTTAGTGATTGTTATGGCTGCGTTTTTGGTGCTACCTCGACAATTTCAGGTGATGATTGTTGAGCTAAAAGATATTCGTCATATTAGTTTAGCGCGAACAATGTTTCCCTTGTACTTACTGGCGTTTGCTCTGTTGGCGATACCGCTAGGTGTTGCAGGCGTTCATGTATTGGGTGATATGGCACCAAGAGACGCATACGTTTTATTATTACCGAGTGCTAATCAACTAGGTTGGCTAACGCTGCTTGCTTTTGTTGGCGCCATATCTGCTGCGAGCTCGATGGTCATCATCTGTACTATGGCGCTAAGTACCATGCTCAGTAATGAAGTGGTCTTTCCTAGACTTTTTAAGCAACAAAGCAAAGTAGTCGGTGACTTCACTCATTTTAAGTGGCAAATGTTGAGGGTGCGTAAGCTGTTAGCACTATTCATTATTGCCTTAAGCTATGTGGTGTTTTTACTGACGACTGCCGACACGTTGTCGACGCTGGGTGAAATCGCATTTGGCGCCGTAGCGCAGTTAATGCCGGCCTTGTTAGCTGCTTTTTATTGGCGCAATGCCAATCTTATTGGTGTGTATAGTGGCATCAGTATCGGCTTTATGATGTGGTTTGTTCTTAACTTGTTGCCTGCGTTTGGGTTGTATCCGAGTATTTTTGAAAACAATTTAGTACCGGCGACAACGATGGCAACGCTGTTGAGTTTAACGGTTAATGTGCTGGTGTTATGGTGGTTTTCACAGCTTACACGACCGACTGTGCGTGAGCGAATTCAAGCCCAATATTTTATCCCTCAAAATGTTTCACAACCTTATCACAGCCATGCTAGCCGTATGTTGGCGATGGAAGAGTTACAAGCGCTTGTCGCCTCTTTTTTAGGCGAAGATAAAGCAGAAAAGAGCTTTGCCCAGTTTTTGCGCTGCAACCCTAAAGACAGCATGGCCATAGCTCAGTTTAATGAGCGGCTTTTACAACATACGGAAAAAGTATTATCCGGGGTGATGGGAGCAAGTTCGGCGCAGTTAGTCTTATCTTCCGCGATGGATGGTCGAGATATCGATCTTAATGACATTGCTTTTTTGGTTGAGCAAGCGTTATCTGAAAAACGAGAATACAGTTTAGACTTGTTGACCAGTGCCATCGAAAACGCCAGTGAAGGTATGTCGATTATTGATGAAAACCTTAACCTTGTTGCTTGGAATCAAAAGTATATTGAGCTGTTTGATTATCCAGATACCTTATTAGTTCGAGGGCAGTCGATAGAATCATTAATCCGCTATAACGCCCAAAGAGGATTGTTTGGTAGCGAGGATATTGAGCATAAAATCAATAAACGTATTGATTATTTGCAAGCGGGCAGCTCACACCAATCGGTGCGTGAACTGGCAAATGGAAAAACTATCCGTTTACAGGGCAATCCATTACCGGGTGGTGGTTTTGTGATGATTTTCACCGACATCACTGCGTATCGGCACGTCGAAAAAATCTTAACGGAAAAGAATCTCGATTTAGAAGGTATTGTGAAACAACACACTCGTTCGTTGGCAGAGTCCAATAGAGCGTTAGCCAAGGCGAATGACTTGGCGGCGAAAACCAGCCGAGAGAAAAGCCAATATTTAAAAGCCTGCTCACATGACTTAATGCAACCACTTGAAGCAGCAAAACTGTTCGCATCGGCATTATCTGAAGCCAATCAGTTGACCGACTGGCAACGTCAGCAAGTGAATAATATTGAAAATGCGCTAGCTGTTGCGAATGATTTATTGGCGTCGCTTGGCGAGATTGCCCGTATCGAAAGCGGTAAAATTAAAGCGCAAAATCGTCGCTTCAATTTGCAAGCATTAGCAAATGATTTAATTGATGAATACAAGTTGCTTGCGGGGAAGTATCACGTCGAGTTTCGTGTCGTTAACATGAGCTTTTGGCTTGATTCCGACATAAAACTGGTGCGTCGCGTATTACAAAACTTTATTGGCAATGCGTTTCGGTACGCGGCGAATGGTAAAGTGCTACTCGGTTGTCGCAAACGAGGGCAGCAACTTGAGATTCAAGTTATCGACGATGGCCCAGGGGTTGCAAAAGACAAACAGCAATTTATTTTCGAACAATTTACCCAACTGCATACAGACAGTTGTAGCGGCGCTGCGGGGTTGGGGCTTGGCCTTAATATAGCGAAAAGCTTGTCGACGATTATAGGAGGGCAAATTGGCGTTAAGTCGACTCAACAAAAAGGCAGCACCTTCTATTTACGTATGCCACTAGCGGATGAATTACCGCAAGTGCAACCGTTGCCGATAAGGAAAACATCGGGGACGTTAAACGGCCTGACGATACTGTGTATTGATAATGAAGAAATGGTGCTCAGTGGCTTGGATAGTTTATTAAAAGTATGGGGTGTGAAAACAATTTTAGCTGGTGGGTATCATCAAGGTATGCAGATGTTTGATAAACACGCTCACGATATTGATATGGTGATTGCGGATTATCATTTAGAAAATGAACACACTGGCTTAGCGTTGCTGTCGTCGATTGAGCAATCAGCAGGGCACAAAATTCCATGCATTTTAATCACTGCGAATACCGATCCTGAACTACCAGCGAAAGCGCAACAATTAGGCTTTGGCTTTTTAGCTAAAATGGTTAAACCGGCAGCATTGCGAGCGATGATAAACGCGCAGTTATCTCAAGGGTTACAAGGAATATACGGTTAA
- a CDS encoding sodium:solute symporter family protein: protein MDELKLYTYIAVFGSFAMYFAIAWWARASSTSDFYVAGGGVGPIQNGMAIGADWMSAASFISMAGMIAFLGYGGSVFLMGWTGGYVLLAMLLAPYMRKHGKFTVPEFISDRYYSKTARVVAVICLIIASLTYIIGQMKGVGVAFSRFLEVDYGVGLGIGMGVVWVYAVLGGMKGITYTQIAQYCVLIFAYTIPAVFISFQLTGNPIPQLGLGSTLADGSGVYLLDKLDMVVTDLGFKEYTTSKMGSSLNMVAYTMSLMIGTAGLPHVIMRFFTVPSVKAARASAGWALIFIALLYTVAPAVGAMARLNLMSTIEPVKGEHLVYDERPQWFKNWETTGLLKFEDKNNDGKVQYVADNEQNEMVKVDRDIMVLANPAIANLPNWVIALVAAGGLAAALSTAAGLLLAISSSVSHDLMKGVLTPDMSERSELRWGRIVMTISILISGYLGLNPPGFAAGTVALAFGLAASSLFPALMMGIFSKKMSGKAAVWGMIAGIGVTMLYVFQHKGIMFISGTSFLGGLDENWFFGISPNAFGVVGAIVNFTVAFIILKVTGPAPKEIQNLVESFRIPSGAGAAHNH from the coding sequence ATGGATGAATTAAAACTCTATACCTATATTGCCGTTTTTGGCTCGTTTGCCATGTACTTTGCCATTGCTTGGTGGGCAAGAGCGAGTTCAACCAGTGATTTTTATGTTGCTGGTGGTGGTGTAGGACCCATACAAAACGGTATGGCAATAGGCGCAGACTGGATGAGCGCCGCGTCGTTCATTTCGATGGCAGGCATGATAGCTTTCTTAGGTTATGGTGGTTCGGTCTTTTTAATGGGCTGGACTGGCGGCTATGTATTGCTAGCGATGCTACTCGCGCCATATATGCGTAAACACGGCAAGTTTACCGTCCCTGAATTTATTTCCGATAGATATTACTCAAAAACAGCTCGGGTTGTTGCGGTTATTTGTTTAATTATCGCGTCTTTGACTTACATTATCGGTCAAATGAAAGGCGTTGGAGTCGCCTTCTCTCGCTTTTTAGAAGTGGACTACGGTGTCGGTTTGGGCATTGGTATGGGCGTTGTCTGGGTTTATGCGGTATTAGGTGGCATGAAGGGCATTACCTATACACAAATCGCCCAATATTGTGTGCTTATTTTTGCCTACACCATTCCTGCGGTATTCATTTCATTTCAATTAACCGGTAACCCTATTCCACAACTTGGTTTGGGTTCTACGCTCGCTGATGGTAGTGGCGTGTACTTACTCGATAAGTTAGATATGGTGGTAACTGACCTTGGCTTTAAAGAGTACACAACGTCAAAAATGGGCAGTAGCCTGAATATGGTTGCGTACACTATGTCACTGATGATCGGTACTGCTGGTTTGCCACACGTTATTATGCGATTTTTTACCGTACCAAGTGTTAAAGCCGCTCGTGCATCAGCCGGTTGGGCACTCATTTTCATCGCATTACTTTACACGGTAGCACCTGCGGTTGGAGCAATGGCGCGATTAAATCTGATGAGTACCATTGAACCGGTTAAAGGCGAGCATTTAGTTTACGATGAGCGTCCGCAGTGGTTTAAAAATTGGGAAACAACAGGTCTACTGAAATTCGAAGACAAAAACAATGATGGTAAAGTGCAGTATGTAGCAGATAATGAACAAAATGAAATGGTTAAAGTTGACCGTGACATTATGGTTTTGGCTAACCCTGCAATCGCAAATTTACCTAACTGGGTTATCGCATTGGTCGCAGCAGGTGGTCTTGCCGCAGCGCTATCGACGGCTGCCGGTTTATTGTTGGCGATTTCCTCATCCGTCTCCCATGATTTAATGAAAGGGGTCTTAACCCCAGATATGTCAGAGCGAAGTGAGCTTAGGTGGGGACGAATTGTTATGACCATCTCCATCCTTATTTCCGGATATTTGGGGCTTAATCCACCTGGCTTTGCCGCAGGGACGGTTGCATTGGCCTTCGGCCTGGCAGCAAGCTCATTATTCCCGGCATTAATGATGGGCATTTTCTCCAAGAAAATGAGCGGTAAGGCGGCTGTTTGGGGCATGATTGCTGGTATCGGCGTAACCATGCTGTATGTATTCCAGCACAAAGGCATCATGTTTATCTCGGGTACCTCGTTTTTAGGTGGCTTAGACGAAAACTGGTTCTTTGGTATATCTCCTAATGCCTTTGGTGTTGTTGGTGCCATTGTTAACTTTACGGTAGCCTTTATTATCTTGAAAGTAACCGGACCTGCACCGAAAGAAATCCAAAACCTAGTGGAATCGTTTAGGATTCCATCGGGAGCAGGCGCCGCTCACAACCACTAG
- a CDS encoding DUF4212 domain-containing protein has protein sequence MESISSYWQENLRLILICLGIWFVVSFGFGLLLVEQLNVITIGGYKLGFWFAQQGSIYTFVALIFWYGKKMNDLDKKYGVGEEK, from the coding sequence GTGGAATCAATCAGCTCATATTGGCAGGAAAACCTGCGCCTGATCCTGATTTGCTTAGGGATTTGGTTTGTTGTCTCGTTTGGCTTTGGTTTGTTATTGGTTGAACAGTTAAATGTGATTACCATAGGCGGCTATAAACTGGGATTCTGGTTTGCACAACAAGGCTCCATTTATACCTTTGTCGCACTGATCTTTTGGTATGGCAAAAAGATGAATGATCTTGATAAAAAATACGGTGTAGGAGAAGAAAAATAA
- a CDS encoding putative nucleotidyltransferase substrate binding domain-containing protein encodes MDNDVTDLIDFISQTEPFSALDNQQKQGLVKLIKITYIRAGEKLCQDDFNNDNLFIIRKGAINHWQIESANKLLLGKYGEGDICTALCSCQLTNQSDPKEREKHSKSQIIAAEDCLLYVIHWPDLAEQLHNNKFVLRYFLESSAQKLKHKVKQISNDAIVNATLMNQTIADFYNAPAVSVDINTSITQAAKTMAEHGFSSLLITNQEQLVGIVTDKDLRNRCLANKLNPDSAIGSIMTEQLLTIDHQANAFDALQQMSAKQVHHLPVMAQGKLCGMLSAADLMRQEQRNAINVSARLHHAQSLDELIDASKLIPQLQLKMTKMGTTASHVGKTISAIANTLTCRLIEMAEQTLGSPPCRYAWIAAGSQARREQGAHSDQDNALIIADDIQPSDDAWFKALAEFVCDGLNACGIVYCPGHIMATNPQWRQPSSVWHQYFQQWIETPDPKALLNCSVFFDMALVYGDAELLHDVRSQMLQRTQVNTLFLAHLSKNALLHRPPLGFFRDFVLEKDGNNKNTLDLKHKGLAPIVDLARIYALAEGVAEVGTIERLNAIAGSVSLTQKSADDLIDAFEFMGMLRLEHQMTQLELHQPADNYLNPKKLSRLERDHLKHAFKIVQSLQDVRQSAYG; translated from the coding sequence ATGGATAATGATGTAACGGACCTTATCGACTTTATAAGCCAAACAGAGCCGTTTTCAGCACTCGACAATCAGCAAAAGCAAGGTCTTGTTAAGCTGATCAAGATCACTTACATCCGCGCGGGCGAAAAATTATGCCAAGACGATTTTAACAACGATAACCTGTTTATTATTCGTAAAGGTGCCATCAACCACTGGCAAATCGAATCAGCTAATAAGCTACTGCTAGGTAAGTATGGTGAGGGTGATATATGCACAGCATTATGTAGCTGCCAATTAACCAATCAGAGTGACCCCAAAGAGCGAGAAAAGCATAGCAAGAGTCAAATCATAGCGGCGGAAGATTGCTTATTGTATGTCATCCATTGGCCTGATTTAGCTGAGCAGTTGCATAACAACAAGTTTGTGTTGCGTTATTTCCTTGAGTCATCAGCGCAAAAGCTAAAACACAAGGTAAAACAAATAAGTAACGATGCCATCGTCAACGCAACCTTAATGAACCAAACTATCGCCGATTTTTATAATGCTCCAGCGGTTAGCGTGGACATTAACACCAGCATTACCCAAGCGGCGAAAACCATGGCCGAACATGGTTTTTCGTCTTTATTGATCACCAATCAAGAGCAACTTGTCGGCATTGTTACCGATAAAGACTTGCGTAATCGCTGCTTGGCTAACAAGTTAAATCCAGATAGCGCGATAGGTAGCATCATGACTGAGCAATTGCTTACTATTGACCATCAAGCCAATGCATTTGATGCGCTGCAGCAAATGTCAGCAAAGCAAGTACACCACTTACCAGTCATGGCGCAAGGAAAGCTCTGTGGTATGTTATCGGCGGCAGATTTAATGCGCCAAGAGCAACGTAATGCCATTAACGTCAGTGCAAGGCTGCATCATGCACAATCACTCGATGAATTAATTGATGCCAGCAAACTGATACCTCAACTGCAACTGAAGATGACGAAAATGGGCACCACGGCATCCCATGTTGGTAAAACCATTAGTGCGATAGCCAATACCTTAACGTGTCGATTAATTGAAATGGCAGAGCAAACACTCGGCAGCCCACCTTGTCGCTATGCCTGGATCGCAGCAGGCTCACAAGCGCGCCGTGAGCAAGGAGCTCACTCTGATCAAGATAATGCCTTGATCATTGCTGACGATATTCAACCTAGCGATGATGCATGGTTTAAAGCGTTGGCGGAGTTTGTTTGTGATGGCTTAAATGCCTGCGGTATTGTTTATTGCCCAGGGCATATCATGGCAACCAACCCACAATGGCGACAACCAAGTAGCGTTTGGCATCAATATTTTCAGCAGTGGATCGAAACACCGGATCCTAAAGCCTTGTTAAACTGCAGTGTATTTTTTGATATGGCGTTAGTATATGGCGATGCTGAGTTACTTCACGATGTGCGCTCACAGATGTTACAACGCACTCAGGTCAACACCTTGTTTCTTGCACATTTGAGTAAAAATGCACTCTTGCACCGCCCGCCACTTGGTTTTTTTCGGGATTTTGTCTTGGAAAAAGATGGCAATAACAAAAACACCCTTGATTTAAAACATAAAGGATTAGCGCCGATTGTTGATTTGGCGAGAATTTACGCGCTTGCCGAAGGCGTTGCAGAGGTTGGCACTATCGAACGATTAAACGCAATCGCCGGCAGTGTATCACTAACCCAAAAATCAGCGGATGATTTAATCGATGCGTTTGAGTTTATGGGCATGTTACGGCTTGAACATCAAATGACACAGCTCGAATTACACCAACCAGCCGATAACTACCTAAATCCAAAGAAGCTCTCTCGTCTTGAGCGCGATCATTTAAAACACGCATTTAAAATCGTCCAGTCGCTGCAAGATGTGCGGCAAAGTGCATACGGGTAA
- a CDS encoding exonuclease domain-containing protein, whose translation MQDYLSVPLPSPKLAIVDVPIVSLDFETTGLNPRQDNILSIGHVNLQHWQIDVASASHYIIKQDKDLNSDNVIVHHITDQQMQDGISAKQALATLLNVLAGKVLLVHFATIELRFLKQACIHYFGFAPIFATIDTMLIAKRRFDMRDISYDPSQLRLMNLRARYQLPKHHAHNALSDALATAELFMAQVCDSPQNKDTPLSHFLRY comes from the coding sequence GTGCAAGATTACCTTTCGGTGCCATTACCGAGCCCTAAATTAGCGATTGTTGATGTGCCCATTGTGTCACTTGATTTTGAAACAACAGGCCTCAACCCACGCCAAGACAATATATTAAGTATTGGGCACGTTAACCTTCAACACTGGCAAATTGATGTTGCGAGTGCATCACATTACATCATAAAACAAGATAAAGACCTTAATAGTGACAATGTTATTGTGCACCATATTACCGACCAACAAATGCAAGACGGCATCAGTGCAAAGCAAGCATTAGCAACGCTGCTAAACGTGCTCGCAGGCAAGGTGTTACTGGTGCATTTCGCCACCATTGAATTACGCTTTTTAAAACAGGCCTGTATACATTATTTTGGCTTTGCGCCGATATTTGCCACCATTGATACCATGCTCATAGCAAAACGCCGATTTGATATGCGCGATATCAGCTACGATCCATCACAACTGCGTTTAATGAATTTAAGAGCACGCTACCAACTACCAAAGCATCACGCTCACAATGCACTGAGCGATGCACTAGCCACTGCTGAATTATTTATGGCACAAGTCTGTGATTCGCCGCAAAACAAAGACACCCCGTTATCACACTTTTTGCGTTATTAA